In Harmonia axyridis chromosome X, icHarAxyr1.1, whole genome shotgun sequence, a single window of DNA contains:
- the LOC123685768 gene encoding aspartyl/asparaginyl beta-hydroxylase isoform X2, producing the protein MSGDVQPRKRKDKKRKREDESVPPAFYPKDLTEDVNIHVHKEEGTGGGICAKIVFFILFSALIVLIGLIITEHRGLTDLDVAETESRYSQIFEGWVDNDKHDDHHTLDDHDNEHFDDEEDEKSDGHTLDDHDDEHIDDEPSEEQEHTLDDHDNEHFDDDNLSNPLSEENPEEEEESPEEPQQKYQRHLETGRHRYRREISEEDEDDNVTESQQEDETEEEEEVPADSETIEEEEEEEVIRSEEDEEEDNVTDSQQYLEDEDEEGTAEDSDDKEDTEEIQGDSENENEDQVNSEEEDVENLRSVSSKIEESEEEKVDLDDEDKAKDSRDEASNQIENNDVNSEEEKSSREEIEEKVSDEPQDDKDENEEGEKVLVDQIIEDAKEDSPNDIPETSGVSDNIGKLSSRTHSIDQEESDSDRLSDDNNDYEYSSITNKDDWLIRKDLDEAQKNLPDNSAKALKMFEKILEKYPSSPRGLYGLAQALDAFAEIKRSNELLEEAVATYLKISDLENVPDDLYKHAMERCIDRVRFRGKYGKAVTVHLKLIKRFPDEPKYRNQLVVTYLTIGRVEQARLVLEEVLQKWPNDGCALVHYGFIWKTTDNNLKKGVYYMQRGIETKDPCVIDGRFYFHLGDAFFRLGHKDKALELYEDGVRHKLFLSKYQRSLYNVPRLTARPWWEEGQLIRYKLLFNDLMRNWQVIRNEGLSALNENDYFEDESENLRNTGDWKQFELFARGRKHTRNCRRTPLTCKIIESHPDASGCRRGQTKFSVMHPGTHVWAHCGPTNCRLRVHLGLKVPPQTFIRVGDEIRSWEDGKLLIFDDSFEHEVWHNGTDTRLVLIVDVWHPELSMTERETLSSL; encoded by the exons AAGATGAATCAGTGCCGCCAGCTTTTTACCCTAAAGACTTAACGGAAGACGTGAACATCCATGTCCACAAAGAAGAAGGTACTGGAGGTGGAATATGCGCTAAAATCGTATTCTTCATTCTCTTCTCCGCTCTAATAGTCTTAATTGGACTTATTATAACAGAACACCGTGGTCTCACTGACT TGGACGTTGCTGAAACAGAGTCAAGATACTCTCAAATTTTTGAAGGTTGGGTCGACAATGACAAACACGATGATCACCATACTTTAGATGACCACGATAACGAACATTTCGATGACGAAGAGGATGAGAAGAGCGATGGTCATACTCTAGACGACCACGATGATGAGCATATAGATGACGAGCCTAGTGAAGAACAAGAGCACACCTTGGATGACCATGACAATGAACATTTCGATGACGATAACCTAAGCAATCCGTTAAGTGAAGAGAACccagaagaagaggaagaatcTCCAGAAGAACCCCAACAGAAATATCAAAGGCATTTAGAAACTGGAAGACACAGATACCGAAGAGAAATTtctgaagaagatgaagatgaTAATGTAACGGAATCGCAACAAGAGGATGAAACCGAAGAGGAAGAAGAGGTACCAGCGGATTCCGAAACGATTGAGGAAGAAGAGGAGGAAGAAGTTATTAGGTCCGAagaagacgaagaagaagataaCGTAACAGATTCGCAGCAATATCTAGAAGATGAGGATGAAGAAGGGACGGCAGAAGATTCTGATGATAAGGAGGATACTGAAGAGATTCAGGGCGATTCGGAAAACGAGAATGAAGATCAGGTCAACAGCGAAGAAGAAGATGTTGAAAACTTACGTTCTGTTAGTTCTAAGATTGAAGAAAGCGAAGAAGAAAAAGTAGACCTCGATGATGAAGATAAAGCCAAAGATAGTCGAGATGAAGCTTcaaaccaaattgaaaataacgaTGTCAACAGCGAAGAAGAGAAATCATCAAGAGAGGAAATTGAAGAGAAGGTTTCTGATGAACCACAGGATGATAaggatgaaaatgaagaaggagaAAAAGTGTTGGTT gaCCAAATAATAGAAGATGCCAAAGAGGACTCCCCAAATGATATCCCAGAAACCTCCGGAGTTAGCGATAACATTGGAAAATTAAGTA GTAGAACGCATTCTATAGATCAGGAGGAGTCAGACTCAGACAGGCTATCAGATGACAATAATGACTATGAATATTCCAGCATTACAAATAAAGATGACTGGCTCATACGAAAGGATCTTGATGAAGCACAAAAAAATTTGCCTGAT AACTCTGCTAAAGCtctaaaaatgtttgaaaaaatccTTGAGAAGTATCCTTCCTCCCCTAGAGGTTTATATGGATTAGCTCAAGCACTAGATGCCTTCGCCGAGATAAAAAGAAGCAACGAACTCCTTGAAGAAGCTGTTGCTACTTACCTCAAAATTTCTGATCTCGAAAATGTACCCGACGACTTATACAAGCATGCCATGGAGAGATGTATTGATAGGGTCAGGTTTAGAG GGAAATATGGGAAAGCAGTCACTGTTCACCTGAAATTGATCAAACGGTTTCCAGATGAACCAAAGTATAGAAATCAACTAGTTGTTACATATTTGACGATAGGAAG GGTCGAACAAGCACGTTTAGTTCTCGAAGAAGTTTTACAAAAATGGCCTAATGATGGTTGTGCCTTAGTACATTATGGTTTCATATGGAAAACCACCGATAACAATTTGAAGAAAGGTGTCTATTATATGCAAAGGGGTATTGAAACAAAAGATCCCTGCGTTATAGACGGtagattttattttcatctagGTGATGCCTTCTTTAGATTAGGGCATAAAGACAAAGCTCTTGAG TTATATGAAGATGGTGTGAGACACAAACTTTTCTTATCCAAATACCAAAGATCACTCTATAACGTTCCTCGTCTCACTGCTAGACCATGGTGGGAAGAAGGTCAACTAATAcgttataaattattattcaacgACCTCATGAGAAACTGGCAAGTGATAAGAAATGAAGGATTGTCTGCTCTGAatgaaaatgattattttgaagATGAATCAGAAAATCTTAGAAACACAGGAGATTGGAAACAGTTTGAGTTGTTCGCTAGGGGTAGAAAGCATACCAGAAATTGCCGTAGAACACCACTCACTTGTAAAATTATAGAGAGCCATCCTGATGCAAGTGGCTGTAGAAGGGGTCAGACAAAATTTAGTGTTATGCATCCCGGAACGCACGTTTGGGCACATTGCGGTCCAACGAACTGCAGATTAAGAGTCCATTTAGGCCTCAAGGTACCCCCTCAAACTTTTATAAGGGTGGGCGATGAAATAAG AAGCTGGGAAGAtggaaaattgttgatttttgacGATAGCTTTGAGCATGAAGTCTGGCATAATGGTACAGATACGCGCCTTGTTTTAATTGTTGATGTCTGGCATCCAGAATTATCAATGACGGAGAGGGAAACACTTTCCTCACTTTGA
- the LOC123685768 gene encoding aspartyl/asparaginyl beta-hydroxylase isoform X1 gives MSGDVQPRKRKDKKRKREDESVPPAFYPKDLTEDVNIHVHKEEGTGGGICAKIVFFILFSALIVLIGLIITEHRGLTDLDVAETESRYSQIFEGWVDNDKHDDHHTLDDHDNEHFDDEEDEKSDGHTLDDHDDEHIDDEPSEEQEHTLDDHDNEHFDDDNLSNPLSEENPEEEEESPEEPQQKYQRHLETGRHRYRREISEEDEDDNVTESQQEDETEEEEEVPADSETIEEEEEEEVIRSEEDEEEDNVTDSQQYLEDEDEEGTAEDSDDKEDTEEIQGDSENENEDQVNSEEEDVENLRSVSSKIEESEEEKVDLDDEDKAKDSRDEASNQIENNDVNSEEEKSSREEIEEKVSDEPQDDKDENEEGEKVLVDQIIEDAKEDSPNDIPETSGVSDNIGKLSMIVKAIIGAAILAVGHFVLVKKWKSDSPDDDTKANLEKEEFQIDLSRRNTLIPPPPLQEIEKDVEYANEEYSDEEAASNENQVVTDVVKAKYEQLRSSYSRSISPESELGDERGKTRSDDEIESIEDIEEEEVEEEEEVEEEEEESQDEEIEQEIEEGEMDDEEEDYEEEEYEEEDDDELMKKLEAKYGSLKLEPKGRTHSIDQEESDSDRLSDDNNDYEYSSITNKDDWLIRKDLDEAQKNLPDNSAKALKMFEKILEKYPSSPRGLYGLAQALDAFAEIKRSNELLEEAVATYLKISDLENVPDDLYKHAMERCIDRVRFRGKYGKAVTVHLKLIKRFPDEPKYRNQLVVTYLTIGRVEQARLVLEEVLQKWPNDGCALVHYGFIWKTTDNNLKKGVYYMQRGIETKDPCVIDGRFYFHLGDAFFRLGHKDKALELYEDGVRHKLFLSKYQRSLYNVPRLTARPWWEEGQLIRYKLLFNDLMRNWQVIRNEGLSALNENDYFEDESENLRNTGDWKQFELFARGRKHTRNCRRTPLTCKIIESHPDASGCRRGQTKFSVMHPGTHVWAHCGPTNCRLRVHLGLKVPPQTFIRVGDEIRSWEDGKLLIFDDSFEHEVWHNGTDTRLVLIVDVWHPELSMTERETLSSL, from the exons AAGATGAATCAGTGCCGCCAGCTTTTTACCCTAAAGACTTAACGGAAGACGTGAACATCCATGTCCACAAAGAAGAAGGTACTGGAGGTGGAATATGCGCTAAAATCGTATTCTTCATTCTCTTCTCCGCTCTAATAGTCTTAATTGGACTTATTATAACAGAACACCGTGGTCTCACTGACT TGGACGTTGCTGAAACAGAGTCAAGATACTCTCAAATTTTTGAAGGTTGGGTCGACAATGACAAACACGATGATCACCATACTTTAGATGACCACGATAACGAACATTTCGATGACGAAGAGGATGAGAAGAGCGATGGTCATACTCTAGACGACCACGATGATGAGCATATAGATGACGAGCCTAGTGAAGAACAAGAGCACACCTTGGATGACCATGACAATGAACATTTCGATGACGATAACCTAAGCAATCCGTTAAGTGAAGAGAACccagaagaagaggaagaatcTCCAGAAGAACCCCAACAGAAATATCAAAGGCATTTAGAAACTGGAAGACACAGATACCGAAGAGAAATTtctgaagaagatgaagatgaTAATGTAACGGAATCGCAACAAGAGGATGAAACCGAAGAGGAAGAAGAGGTACCAGCGGATTCCGAAACGATTGAGGAAGAAGAGGAGGAAGAAGTTATTAGGTCCGAagaagacgaagaagaagataaCGTAACAGATTCGCAGCAATATCTAGAAGATGAGGATGAAGAAGGGACGGCAGAAGATTCTGATGATAAGGAGGATACTGAAGAGATTCAGGGCGATTCGGAAAACGAGAATGAAGATCAGGTCAACAGCGAAGAAGAAGATGTTGAAAACTTACGTTCTGTTAGTTCTAAGATTGAAGAAAGCGAAGAAGAAAAAGTAGACCTCGATGATGAAGATAAAGCCAAAGATAGTCGAGATGAAGCTTcaaaccaaattgaaaataacgaTGTCAACAGCGAAGAAGAGAAATCATCAAGAGAGGAAATTGAAGAGAAGGTTTCTGATGAACCACAGGATGATAaggatgaaaatgaagaaggagaAAAAGTGTTGGTT gaCCAAATAATAGAAGATGCCAAAGAGGACTCCCCAAATGATATCCCAGAAACCTCCGGAGTTAGCGATAACATTGGAAAATTAAGTA TGATTGTTAAAGCGATAATTGGAGCAGCCATTTTGGCAGTTGGCCATTTTGTTCTGGTAAAAAAATGGAAATCTG ATTCGCCCGATGATGATACTAAGGCAAACCTTGAAAAAGAAGAGTTTCAAATTGATTTGTCGAGAAGAAATACTCTTATACCACCTCCACCTCTGCAAGAAATCGAGAAAGATGTGGAATATGCAAACGAAG AATACTCCGATGAAGAAGCTGCAAGTAACGAGAATCAAGTGGTAACAGATGTTGTAAAAGCAAAATATGAGCAATTACGCTCTAGCTACTCAAGATCAATATCACCAGAAAGTGAATTGGGTGATGAACGCGGAAAAACACGAAGTGATGATGAAATCGAGAGTATCGAAGATATCGAGGAAGAAGAAgtagaagaggaagaagaagttgaagaggaagaggaagaaaGTCAGGATGAAGAAATTGAGCAGGAAATTGAGGAAGGAGAAATGGATGATGAAGAAGAGgattatgaagaagaagaatatgaagaagaggATGATGATGAGCTAATGAAGAAATTAGAGGCTAAATATGGAAGTCTTAAATTGGAACCTAAAG GTAGAACGCATTCTATAGATCAGGAGGAGTCAGACTCAGACAGGCTATCAGATGACAATAATGACTATGAATATTCCAGCATTACAAATAAAGATGACTGGCTCATACGAAAGGATCTTGATGAAGCACAAAAAAATTTGCCTGAT AACTCTGCTAAAGCtctaaaaatgtttgaaaaaatccTTGAGAAGTATCCTTCCTCCCCTAGAGGTTTATATGGATTAGCTCAAGCACTAGATGCCTTCGCCGAGATAAAAAGAAGCAACGAACTCCTTGAAGAAGCTGTTGCTACTTACCTCAAAATTTCTGATCTCGAAAATGTACCCGACGACTTATACAAGCATGCCATGGAGAGATGTATTGATAGGGTCAGGTTTAGAG GGAAATATGGGAAAGCAGTCACTGTTCACCTGAAATTGATCAAACGGTTTCCAGATGAACCAAAGTATAGAAATCAACTAGTTGTTACATATTTGACGATAGGAAG GGTCGAACAAGCACGTTTAGTTCTCGAAGAAGTTTTACAAAAATGGCCTAATGATGGTTGTGCCTTAGTACATTATGGTTTCATATGGAAAACCACCGATAACAATTTGAAGAAAGGTGTCTATTATATGCAAAGGGGTATTGAAACAAAAGATCCCTGCGTTATAGACGGtagattttattttcatctagGTGATGCCTTCTTTAGATTAGGGCATAAAGACAAAGCTCTTGAG TTATATGAAGATGGTGTGAGACACAAACTTTTCTTATCCAAATACCAAAGATCACTCTATAACGTTCCTCGTCTCACTGCTAGACCATGGTGGGAAGAAGGTCAACTAATAcgttataaattattattcaacgACCTCATGAGAAACTGGCAAGTGATAAGAAATGAAGGATTGTCTGCTCTGAatgaaaatgattattttgaagATGAATCAGAAAATCTTAGAAACACAGGAGATTGGAAACAGTTTGAGTTGTTCGCTAGGGGTAGAAAGCATACCAGAAATTGCCGTAGAACACCACTCACTTGTAAAATTATAGAGAGCCATCCTGATGCAAGTGGCTGTAGAAGGGGTCAGACAAAATTTAGTGTTATGCATCCCGGAACGCACGTTTGGGCACATTGCGGTCCAACGAACTGCAGATTAAGAGTCCATTTAGGCCTCAAGGTACCCCCTCAAACTTTTATAAGGGTGGGCGATGAAATAAG AAGCTGGGAAGAtggaaaattgttgatttttgacGATAGCTTTGAGCATGAAGTCTGGCATAATGGTACAGATACGCGCCTTGTTTTAATTGTTGATGTCTGGCATCCAGAATTATCAATGACGGAGAGGGAAACACTTTCCTCACTTTGA